From a single Methanobrevibacter sp. genomic region:
- a CDS encoding beta-CASP ribonuclease aCPSF1 — MASNVLEEIKQKIIKKLPDEVQLANIEFEGPEVVIYTKNPDIVADNGDLIRNLAKELRKRIIIRSDKSVLLPYDETIKKVEEIVPEDAEISNITFDEVTNEVVIEATKPGLVIGKYGVTSREIVRKTGWAPKILRTPPIRSDVIDRIRNTLMHNSKERKKILQTLGARIHQGGKYPNEWTRLTAMGGFKEVGRSCMLLQTPNSRVLLDCGVNVAGQDDKTKFPMLGVPEFSIQDLDAVVVSHAHLDHCGFIPYLYHYGYEGPVYCTTATRDLMTLLQMDYIDIAHRENNPLPFNVKHVQKMIKHTITLDYGVVTDISPDIKLTLHNAGHILGSAMCHFHIGDGAHNMLYTGDFKYERSRLLEPATTRFPRVESCVMESTYGGHEDVTPSRNNAEKELMKTIYKTLKRGGKVLVPVFAVGRAQELMIVLEEYMRHGMIDEVPIHLDGMIWEATAVHTARPEYLSKDLRDQIFHMGRNPFISESFNKVQNNAERKQIVEGEPSIILSTSGMMTGGNSVEYFKWLCEDKNNTIVFVGYQSEGSLGRKIQKGHKEIPLEDETGKTRVFNVKMDVKTIEGFSGHSNRRQLMEFAKRLHPRPDKIITCHGDPYKTVDLASSIHRSYKVETKTPLILEATRLQ, encoded by the coding sequence ATGGCTTCAAACGTTTTAGAAGAAATCAAACAAAAAATCATAAAAAAACTACCTGATGAAGTTCAATTGGCAAATATTGAATTTGAAGGTCCTGAGGTAGTCATTTACACAAAAAACCCAGACATTGTAGCAGACAATGGTGACCTGATTCGAAACTTGGCAAAGGAACTTAGAAAAAGAATCATAATCAGATCAGACAAATCAGTTTTACTTCCATATGATGAAACCATTAAAAAGGTTGAAGAGATAGTTCCGGAAGATGCTGAAATCTCAAACATCACTTTTGATGAAGTTACCAATGAAGTGGTAATAGAAGCTACCAAGCCTGGTCTTGTCATTGGAAAATATGGAGTCACCTCAAGGGAAATCGTTAGAAAAACCGGTTGGGCTCCAAAGATCTTAAGGACTCCTCCAATCAGATCTGATGTGATTGACAGAATCAGAAATACATTGATGCACAACAGTAAGGAAAGAAAGAAAATCCTACAGACTTTAGGTGCAAGAATTCACCAAGGGGGAAAATATCCTAACGAATGGACCAGATTGACTGCTATGGGAGGATTCAAAGAGGTAGGACGTTCATGCATGTTGCTTCAAACCCCAAACAGTAGAGTATTGCTTGACTGCGGAGTGAACGTAGCAGGACAGGATGACAAAACCAAATTCCCAATGCTTGGAGTTCCTGAGTTTTCAATCCAGGACTTGGATGCTGTTGTAGTGTCACACGCTCACTTGGACCACTGCGGATTCATTCCTTACCTTTACCACTATGGTTACGAAGGTCCCGTCTACTGTACCACAGCAACAAGAGACCTGATGACCCTATTGCAAATGGATTACATCGACATTGCACATAGGGAAAACAACCCTCTTCCTTTCAATGTGAAGCATGTGCAGAAAATGATCAAGCACACAATCACTCTTGATTACGGTGTGGTGACTGACATCTCTCCAGACATCAAATTGACCTTGCATAATGCAGGACACATCTTAGGTTCCGCTATGTGCCACTTCCACATCGGTGACGGTGCACACAATATGCTTTACACCGGAGACTTCAAATACGAAAGAAGCAGACTCCTGGAACCTGCAACCACCAGATTCCCAAGGGTGGAAAGCTGTGTGATGGAAAGTACATATGGTGGACATGAGGATGTCACCCCTTCAAGAAACAATGCGGAAAAAGAATTGATGAAGACCATCTACAAAACCTTGAAACGTGGCGGAAAAGTCTTGGTTCCTGTATTTGCCGTAGGAAGAGCACAGGAATTGATGATTGTGCTTGAGGAATACATGCGCCATGGCATGATTGATGAAGTGCCAATCCACTTGGATGGTATGATTTGGGAAGCGACTGCAGTCCATACTGCAAGGCCTGAGTACCTAAGCAAGGACTTGAGAGACCAAATCTTCCATATGGGCAGAAACCCATTCATTTCAGAATCATTCAATAAGGTTCAAAACAATGCTGAAAGAAAGCAGATTGTTGAAGGAGAGCCTTCAATCATACTTTCAACCTCTGGTATGATGACTGGAGGAAACTCTGTAGAGTACTTCAAATGGCTATGTGAAGACAAGAACAACACAATCGTCTTCGTAGGTTACCAATCCGAAGGTTCCCTTGGTAGAAAGATTCAAAAAGGACACAAGGAAATACCACTTGAAGATGAAACAGGAAAAACCAGAGTCTTCAATGTTAAGATGGACGTAAAGACAATTGAAGGATTCAGTGGTCACTCCAACAGAAGACAATTGATGGAATTTGCAAAAAGATTGCATCCAAGACCAGATAAGATCATCACCTGTCACGGAGACCCATACAAGACTGTTGATCTCGCTTCAAGCATTCACAGAAGCTATAAGGTAGAGACCAAAACTCCACTTATTCTTGAAGCGACCAGACTTCAATAA
- the purM gene encoding phosphoribosylformylglycinamidine cyclo-ligase yields the protein MVTYSESGVDIDLEALTVSKLASKLQPTLEYRNIITDSGHFAALVELGDKAIAMSTDGVGSKILVAKMMEKYDTVGIDMIAMVVNDILCVGAEPIALVDYLAVEEPDPKVAEEIADGLVKGAEESQIAIIGGETASLPGIVKDFDLAGTGIGFVDKDKIITGADIEEGDILIGLRSSGIHSNGLSLARRAIFEDGGFTVDDKMPNSDTTIGEELLKPTQLYVKAIVELLKHDFNIKGLAHMTGGGVNNLSRLKKGIGFDITDYPEPQDIFKLIYEQGVPLEEMYKVFNMGIGFCVIASPEEADAVVEALSENIEAYKVGTVTGEEKITVKTFEGTVIEY from the coding sequence ATGGTTACTTATTCAGAATCCGGTGTTGACATTGACCTTGAAGCATTGACCGTTTCAAAATTAGCTTCAAAATTGCAGCCAACATTGGAATATAGGAATATCATTACTGACAGCGGACACTTTGCGGCATTGGTTGAACTTGGCGATAAGGCCATTGCAATGAGTACTGATGGTGTAGGAAGCAAGATATTAGTAGCAAAAATGATGGAAAAATATGATACCGTTGGAATTGACATGATTGCAATGGTAGTCAACGACATCCTTTGTGTAGGTGCGGAGCCTATTGCATTGGTAGACTACTTGGCAGTTGAGGAACCTGATCCAAAAGTAGCTGAAGAGATTGCAGACGGCCTTGTTAAAGGAGCAGAAGAATCCCAAATCGCTATCATCGGTGGAGAAACCGCTTCCCTTCCTGGAATTGTAAAGGACTTTGACTTGGCAGGAACCGGAATCGGATTTGTGGACAAGGACAAAATCATAACCGGTGCAGACATTGAGGAAGGAGACATCCTTATCGGTCTTAGAAGCAGCGGTATTCACAGTAACGGTTTAAGCCTCGCAAGAAGGGCAATCTTTGAAGACGGCGGATTCACTGTAGATGACAAGATGCCAAATTCAGACACTACCATCGGTGAAGAATTGTTAAAGCCAACTCAACTATACGTAAAAGCCATTGTTGAACTTCTTAAACATGACTTCAACATCAAAGGTCTTGCTCATATGACCGGTGGAGGGGTAAATAACCTTTCAAGACTTAAGAAAGGAATCGGTTTTGACATTACAGATTATCCTGAACCACAGGACATCTTCAAATTGATCTACGAACAAGGAGTTCCTTTGGAAGAGATGTACAAGGTCTTCAATATGGGAATCGGATTCTGCGTAATCGCAAGTCCAGAAGAAGCTGATGCAGTAGTTGAAGCATTAAGCGAAAACATCGAAGCCTACAAAGTGGGAACAGTTACCGGTGAAGAGAAGATCACCGTTAAAACCTTTGAAGGAACTGTAATCGAATATTAA
- the comC gene encoding L-sulfolactate dehydrogenase codes for MRISVENERKLVNEILVNIGVQEDHAKIITEATLDSDLKGFTSHGLGRFPQYIRGINNGFIETKGDYEVVKDEDSIALIDGKSLFGQYIAHEAMMMAINKAKETGIAAVGTFNSNHFGITGYYSDLAIRNDMIGIVICNTEPGVAPLGGKKAILGTNPIAIGIPSETYIAVDMATAVSARGKILEAKRKGVEIPPNTAIDKDGNPTTDPEAALGGSILPFGGVKGYALSFMIEIMCGPLVNAAFGTHVTGTAGDYKEDCNKGDLFVAINPAKFVSIDAFKEQVEEFVKEIRESGDTFVPGDLEVRMIAQNEKNGLEIDEKLYETLKTICDAEDIDLDSYLTD; via the coding sequence ATGAGAATTAGTGTTGAAAATGAGAGAAAACTTGTAAATGAAATCTTGGTCAATATTGGAGTGCAGGAAGACCATGCAAAGATAATTACCGAAGCGACCTTAGACTCTGACTTGAAAGGTTTCACTTCACATGGACTTGGAAGATTCCCACAATACATCAGAGGAATCAACAACGGTTTCATTGAAACCAAAGGAGACTACGAAGTTGTAAAGGATGAGGATTCCATTGCATTGATTGACGGTAAAAGCCTATTCGGACAATACATTGCACATGAAGCAATGATGATGGCAATCAACAAGGCAAAGGAAACCGGTATCGCTGCAGTAGGTACATTCAATTCAAACCACTTTGGAATAACCGGATATTATTCCGACTTGGCCATTAGAAATGACATGATTGGTATTGTAATTTGTAACACTGAACCTGGAGTAGCACCTTTAGGCGGTAAAAAGGCTATTCTTGGAACCAACCCAATAGCTATTGGTATCCCTTCTGAAACCTACATTGCTGTAGATATGGCAACTGCTGTAAGCGCAAGAGGAAAGATCCTTGAAGCTAAAAGAAAAGGTGTCGAAATTCCTCCAAACACTGCAATTGACAAGGATGGAAATCCTACCACTGATCCTGAAGCTGCATTAGGCGGTTCAATCCTTCCATTCGGTGGAGTAAAAGGATACGCTTTAAGCTTCATGATTGAAATCATGTGCGGCCCTCTCGTAAATGCTGCATTCGGTACCCATGTGACCGGTACTGCAGGAGATTACAAGGAAGACTGTAACAAAGGGGACTTGTTTGTAGCAATCAACCCCGCTAAATTCGTTTCAATTGACGCATTCAAGGAACAGGTCGAGGAATTCGTCAAGGAAATCAGAGAATCCGGTGACACATTCGTACCAGGAGACCTTGAAGTCAGAATGATTGCTCAAAATGAGAAAAATGGTTTGGAAATAGATGAAAAACTCTATGAAACCTTAAAGACCATTTGTGATGCTGAAGATATTGATTTAGACAGTTACTTGACTGACTAG